The following proteins come from a genomic window of Flavobacterium eburneipallidum:
- a CDS encoding carboxypeptidase-like regulatory domain-containing protein — protein sequence MIEKRFLLALILFTCSVSAQIKGVIKDSLTGNAIPYVNIAVEGENIGSTSEEDGTFFINIPSKEQYLIFSTLGFEKKKVKVYKASEVYLKPEAYALNEVVISKSIGTKKIEIGKAKNEIYQAFDNGPKIDTKFFAYLPSYKKTKYLKQVSIYTDSKIEEAIIKIHFYGIDSNGFPGEELLDKDFVVTVKKGTRIHRFDLSKFNLKFPKNGLFVGFEKLLIEKNKVEKTFTDSNTKLTQIQKTYYPFVLYNYVERDFLYTFSGGKWHKQANEVSNSSTKKIMINEPVITLILSN from the coding sequence ATGATAGAAAAAAGATTTTTATTGGCATTAATATTATTTACTTGCTCCGTTTCGGCACAAATAAAAGGAGTTATCAAAGACAGTCTTACAGGAAATGCAATTCCGTATGTAAATATTGCGGTAGAAGGCGAAAATATCGGTTCAACTTCTGAAGAAGATGGGACTTTTTTTATCAATATACCTTCAAAAGAGCAATATCTTATTTTTTCGACTTTAGGATTCGAAAAGAAAAAAGTCAAGGTTTACAAGGCTTCAGAAGTGTATTTAAAACCCGAAGCTTATGCATTGAATGAGGTAGTGATTTCAAAAAGTATTGGAACTAAAAAAATAGAAATTGGTAAAGCCAAAAACGAAATCTACCAAGCTTTTGATAACGGACCGAAGATTGACACTAAATTTTTCGCCTATCTTCCGTCATACAAAAAGACAAAATACTTAAAGCAAGTGAGTATTTACACCGATAGCAAAATTGAAGAAGCGATTATTAAAATTCATTTTTATGGAATAGATTCCAATGGTTTTCCTGGTGAAGAATTGCTAGACAAAGATTTTGTGGTTACGGTCAAAAAAGGAACCAGAATTCACCGATTTGATTTGTCTAAATTCAATTTGAAATTTCCAAAAAACGGACTTTTCGTTGGATTTGAAAAACTATTAATCGAAAAAAACAAAGTCGAAAAAACCTTTACCGATTCCAACACTAAACTGACTCAAATCCAAAAAACATATTATCCTTTTGTATTGTACAATTATGTAGAAAGGGATTTTTTATACACTTTTTCAGGAGGAAAATGGCATAAACAAGCCAATGAAGTTTCAAATAGTTCCACAAAAAAAATCATGATAAATGAACCAGTGATAACACTAATTTTATCTAACTAA
- a CDS encoding AAA family ATPase, which produces MKIEKIRIKNFKVYQDTEIRDLPNMCVFLGANGAGKSTLFEVFGFLSDALKSNVKTALNKRGGYKEVYSRNGEGDIEIEIKFRNPDIDGKKQPLITYELSVCLGEKNTPVVSKEVLSYRRGNRGRPYRFLEFTYGKGNAIVNESEFETAKQEFKEQREEQTLDSPDILAIKGLGQFQKFNAISSFRRLLENWYVSNFQIQAAQNIEDTGLSEHLSTSGDNLAQVTKYIYENYPETFQKILDKMKERVPGIDKVEATETIDGRIVLQFSDGSFKDPFISRFVSDGTIKMFAYLVLLNDPKPHPLLCIEEPENYLHPELLIELAEEFRDYANRGGQVFISSHSPDFVNALELDELFWLNKDKGFTSIKRASDDEAISTLFDDGDKLGYLWKQGYFIGSGPKN; this is translated from the coding sequence ATGAAAATCGAAAAAATAAGAATAAAAAATTTCAAAGTATACCAAGATACCGAGATAAGAGATTTACCAAATATGTGTGTCTTTCTTGGAGCAAATGGAGCAGGGAAATCTACGCTTTTCGAGGTATTCGGTTTTTTGAGTGATGCGCTTAAAAGTAATGTGAAAACAGCACTTAATAAAAGAGGTGGTTATAAAGAAGTTTATTCAAGAAACGGAGAAGGAGATATTGAAATTGAAATAAAGTTTAGAAATCCCGATATTGATGGTAAAAAGCAACCTTTGATAACATACGAATTATCGGTTTGTTTAGGCGAAAAAAATACACCCGTAGTTTCTAAAGAAGTATTAAGTTACAGAAGAGGAAACAGAGGGAGACCATATCGATTTTTAGAATTTACTTATGGAAAAGGAAATGCAATTGTAAATGAAAGTGAATTTGAAACCGCAAAACAAGAATTTAAAGAACAAAGAGAAGAACAAACTTTAGACAGTCCAGATATTTTAGCAATAAAAGGGTTAGGGCAATTTCAAAAATTTAATGCGATTAGTTCCTTTAGAAGATTGTTAGAAAATTGGTATGTTTCTAATTTTCAAATTCAAGCAGCTCAAAACATTGAAGATACTGGTTTGAGTGAACATTTATCAACTTCGGGGGATAATTTGGCTCAAGTAACCAAATATATATATGAAAACTATCCAGAAACTTTTCAAAAGATTTTGGATAAAATGAAAGAAAGAGTTCCTGGTATTGATAAAGTGGAAGCGACAGAAACTATAGATGGTCGAATTGTTTTGCAATTTAGTGACGGTAGTTTCAAAGATCCTTTTATTTCTCGATTTGTTTCTGACGGAACGATTAAAATGTTTGCTTATTTGGTTTTACTTAACGATCCAAAACCTCATCCTTTATTGTGTATAGAAGAGCCTGAAAACTATTTGCATCCCGAACTTTTGATTGAATTAGCAGAAGAATTTAGAGATTATGCTAATAGAGGTGGACAAGTTTTTATATCGTCACATTCACCAGATTTTGTAAATGCTTTAGAATTGGACGAACTTTTTTGGTTGAATAAAGATAAGGGCTTTACTAGTATTAAAAGAGCGTCAGATGATGAAGCAATATCTACTTTGTTTGACGATGGAGATAAATTAGGCTATTTATGGAAACAAGGCTATTTTATTGGTAGTGGACCTAAAAATTAA
- a CDS encoding DUF4276 family protein: MARIEILVEEPSMKEFLTILLPKILDHHWGLNENYFIRSFEGKNDLQKNIPSKVKFLSNWNHEAVGVVIMQDQDSSDCKVLKQKLIAICNQNGNCPKLVRIICRELESWYLGDFVAINEAYPNFKHQNYINKSKFRIPDNCNAFDELKKILPEFQKVGGAKKIASFININENKSESFKQTVTGLIRFFESVKD; the protein is encoded by the coding sequence ATGGCGAGAATAGAAATATTAGTGGAAGAACCGTCAATGAAAGAATTTTTAACAATCCTATTACCAAAGATTCTTGATCATCATTGGGGCTTGAATGAAAATTACTTTATTAGAAGTTTTGAAGGCAAAAATGATTTACAAAAAAACATACCATCAAAAGTAAAATTTTTAAGTAATTGGAATCATGAAGCGGTTGGAGTTGTTATTATGCAAGACCAAGATAGTTCAGATTGTAAAGTTCTTAAACAAAAACTCATAGCTATTTGCAATCAAAATGGTAATTGTCCTAAATTAGTTCGGATAATTTGTAGAGAACTAGAATCTTGGTATTTGGGTGATTTTGTAGCTATAAATGAAGCTTATCCAAACTTTAAACATCAAAATTATATAAACAAATCTAAATTTAGGATTCCAGATAATTGTAATGCTTTCGATGAATTAAAAAAAATACTTCCTGAATTTCAAAAAGTAGGAGGAGCAAAAAAAATTGCCTCTTTTATTAATATCAACGAAAATAAATCGGAAAGTTTTAAGCAAACAGTTACAGGTTTGATACGATTTTTTGAAAGTGTAAAGGATTAA
- a CDS encoding glycosyltransferase family 4 protein, giving the protein MEEILIISNYYPPEKGAAANRIEQLALKLYQNNYKVSVLCPLGNYPKGELFSEYKGKFSVTEKLQNITVKRLWIYPSVSKNIFKRTLSVLSFASVLFFYLLFKKTPHKIVVQSPPLLLSFVSVLVLSLLRKKIILNVSDLWPLAAIELNALKKDSFSHRVSLFLERFIYSKATLIFGQSDEIITHIHSIFPEKECHLYRNFPDHQVAKMDLVANTNEPIKLFYAGLLGVAQGVFELCQNIELENLNIELHIFGDGAEKSQIEELIQQNPQKKIYFHGMLERHILHEKLKTFDIALIPLKTRIYGSVPSKIFEYGALGFPVLYFGGGEGETIVQKNNLGWIASVGNFESLNSALITISKTGKSEIQTMKPAIFESAKKNFNLDFQIKNLIQKEVF; this is encoded by the coding sequence ATGGAAGAAATCCTCATCATATCGAATTATTATCCGCCAGAAAAAGGAGCTGCTGCCAATAGAATTGAACAATTGGCATTGAAATTATATCAAAATAATTACAAGGTTTCCGTTCTTTGTCCGCTGGGAAATTACCCTAAAGGCGAATTGTTTTCAGAGTATAAAGGCAAGTTTTCAGTAACAGAAAAGCTCCAAAATATTACGGTAAAACGACTTTGGATTTATCCCAGCGTGAGCAAAAATATCTTCAAAAGAACGCTTTCGGTTTTGTCTTTTGCTTCGGTTTTGTTTTTTTATTTATTATTCAAAAAAACGCCTCACAAAATAGTCGTTCAATCGCCACCTTTGTTGTTGTCATTTGTTTCGGTTTTGGTTCTTTCGCTACTGCGAAAAAAAATAATTTTGAATGTTTCCGATTTGTGGCCATTGGCAGCAATTGAATTGAACGCTTTGAAAAAAGACAGTTTTTCGCATCGCGTTTCTTTGTTTTTGGAACGATTCATTTATTCGAAAGCGACTTTAATCTTCGGTCAGTCTGACGAAATTATTACCCACATTCATTCGATTTTTCCAGAAAAAGAATGTCATTTGTACCGCAATTTCCCCGATCATCAAGTGGCAAAAATGGATTTGGTTGCTAATACAAACGAACCCATCAAACTTTTTTACGCAGGATTATTGGGTGTTGCTCAAGGCGTTTTTGAATTGTGTCAAAACATTGAATTAGAGAATTTAAATATCGAGTTACACATTTTTGGCGATGGAGCCGAGAAATCGCAAATTGAAGAATTAATCCAGCAAAATCCGCAGAAAAAAATCTATTTCCACGGAATGCTAGAACGTCATATTCTACACGAAAAACTCAAAACTTTTGATATAGCTCTTATTCCATTAAAAACAAGAATTTATGGATCCGTTCCTTCCAAAATATTCGAATATGGAGCTTTAGGTTTTCCTGTGCTTTATTTTGGCGGTGGCGAAGGCGAAACGATTGTTCAGAAAAATAATTTGGGTTGGATTGCTTCTGTTGGGAATTTTGAAAGCCTGAATTCAGCTTTAATAACAATCTCAAAAACAGGAAAAAGTGAAATTCAAACCATGAAACCAGCCATTTTTGAGAGTGCTAAAAAGAATTTCAATCTGGATTTTCAAATTAAAAATTTGATTCAAAAAGAAGTGTTTTAA
- a CDS encoding undecaprenyl-phosphate glucose phosphotransferase has product MKTKTGRYSGYIRPFSYLIDLIIINVLAYYVFFFHDNQVFYSFCISIAWFAIAIYLGFYEVYRYTKVIAILNCALKQGILFSLFCLGLELFYSDFFFQKRVVFFVFLALFFVLLFKLSIYYFLRKFRVLYGGNSRSVVLLGNHKNINPLKNFFTENPDYGYNLVKIFTLESQKKEKIDNCLSFVYDSDIDEIYCAMADLSDSQINDIVDFADNNLKTLKFIPDQKQILSLNAKYEYYDYIPVISLRNILLDETINKVIKRIFDLVFSTVIILGLLSWLVPIMAIIIKLDSRGPVFFIQKRNGLNYKEFNCFKFRSMKLNDKADIDLASKNDVRITKVGKFIRKTSIDELPQFFNVFMGTMSVVGPRPHMVSVTNLYAMQVDKFMVRHFIKPGITGLAQTKGFRGEVETDEDIINRVKYDIFYIENWSILLDIEIIFKTIINIMKGDEKAY; this is encoded by the coding sequence GTGAAAACAAAAACCGGAAGATATTCAGGCTACATTCGTCCATTCTCTTACTTGATCGATTTAATTATCATCAATGTGTTGGCGTATTATGTTTTTTTCTTTCATGACAACCAAGTGTTTTATTCTTTTTGTATCAGTATTGCGTGGTTTGCAATTGCTATTTATTTGGGTTTTTATGAGGTATATCGTTATACCAAAGTAATCGCAATATTAAATTGTGCCTTAAAACAAGGCATATTATTTAGTTTGTTTTGCTTGGGATTAGAGCTGTTTTATTCAGATTTTTTCTTCCAAAAGAGAGTTGTGTTTTTTGTTTTTCTCGCCCTGTTTTTTGTTCTCTTATTCAAACTTTCCATTTATTATTTCTTGAGGAAATTCAGGGTTTTGTATGGAGGAAATTCCCGAAGCGTAGTTTTATTAGGCAATCATAAAAACATTAATCCACTAAAAAACTTTTTTACCGAAAATCCAGATTATGGATACAATTTGGTAAAAATATTCACTTTAGAAAGTCAAAAAAAAGAAAAAATAGACAACTGTCTTTCTTTTGTTTATGATTCTGATATTGATGAAATATATTGTGCGATGGCCGATTTGTCAGACAGTCAAATCAACGATATTGTTGACTTTGCGGATAATAATCTTAAGACATTAAAGTTTATTCCAGATCAAAAACAAATTCTTTCCTTAAATGCGAAATATGAATATTACGATTATATTCCTGTAATTTCATTAAGAAATATTTTGCTAGATGAAACGATTAATAAAGTGATTAAGCGGATTTTTGATCTCGTTTTTTCTACGGTAATCATTCTAGGTTTATTGTCTTGGTTGGTTCCTATTATGGCAATAATCATAAAATTAGACTCTAGAGGTCCAGTGTTTTTTATTCAAAAAAGAAATGGATTAAATTATAAAGAATTCAATTGTTTTAAATTTCGATCAATGAAATTAAACGACAAAGCTGATATTGATTTAGCTTCCAAAAATGATGTTCGAATTACCAAAGTAGGCAAGTTTATCCGCAAAACCAGTATTGATGAACTGCCGCAATTTTTTAATGTTTTCATGGGCACGATGTCGGTAGTTGGTCCAAGACCGCACATGGTGAGCGTTACCAATTTATATGCGATGCAAGTCGATAAATTTATGGTACGTCATTTTATAAAACCAGGCATTACTGGACTGGCTCAAACCAAAGGATTTCGAGGCGAAGTAGAAACCGATGAAGATATTATCAATAGAGTAAAGTACGATATTTTTTATATAGAAAATTGGTCCATTTTATTAGATATTGAAATCATTTTCAAAACCATTATCAACATTATGAAAGGGGATGAGAAAGCCTATTAA
- a CDS encoding DUF6909 family protein has translation MKEFKNISRTRAQESSAAIEKMYITMRHLFNRGFYKPMGVSGETLREALLSLRPEIYGNIAEEKVELNGLLYVIERLPTGIEECRFINLTSDEGYSKSHFKAIVPPKRKRNCYRIDEEQMNVEITRGRSDIYDILTHLTFIFIESHKIKDRILLDDGGEVSRDWQKLEQAVLQKKKLSQIEKEKAVSHASNILGRTFIEVLNIYDSFGSELSPDRFLHVIYWLGKLAIEEMVEDTKRIITFSPILRERLGHHIHGEIWANNIKQTLKTNNLLDRPIHVISANMHSVMNSIFATTVLKTKFKDQSDFFIYEELSKSGANELRNKVEEFAKTQGMISLPDAASGTNIDVQIFDTAKIDWKKTAFPTANTGDKKPVIIVMDYAFGEQAYETIDELLKPFKENKSLLNVESVSIMGKAGILEGGKGDIMIPSAHINEGTADNYFFENELSAAMFENDGIPVFEGPMVTVLGTSLQNKDLLKFFHESTWGVIGLEMEGSYYQKAIQSASKIRKSIPNDVKVRYAYYASDNPLETGSTLASGGLGTTGVKPTYLITIKILEQIFNVK, from the coding sequence ATGAAAGAGTTTAAAAATATATCAAGAACTAGAGCACAAGAATCCTCGGCAGCCATCGAAAAAATGTACATTACGATGCGTCATTTATTCAACCGTGGATTTTATAAGCCAATGGGAGTTTCGGGCGAAACATTGCGAGAAGCTTTATTGTCTTTGCGACCAGAAATTTATGGAAATATCGCCGAAGAAAAAGTAGAACTCAACGGACTTTTATACGTAATTGAAAGACTTCCAACCGGAATTGAAGAATGCAGGTTCATCAATTTAACTTCTGACGAAGGCTATTCGAAATCCCATTTTAAGGCGATTGTTCCACCCAAAAGAAAACGCAATTGTTATCGCATTGACGAAGAACAAATGAATGTTGAAATCACTCGTGGACGTTCGGATATTTACGATATTCTAACGCATTTGACCTTCATTTTTATCGAATCACATAAGATAAAGGATCGAATTTTACTGGATGATGGCGGGGAAGTTTCTCGTGATTGGCAAAAATTAGAACAAGCTGTTTTACAAAAGAAAAAGCTTTCGCAAATCGAAAAAGAGAAAGCCGTTTCGCACGCATCCAATATTTTAGGGAGAACATTTATAGAAGTTTTGAATATTTATGATTCTTTTGGATCGGAATTATCGCCAGATCGTTTTCTGCACGTTATTTATTGGTTAGGAAAATTAGCTATCGAAGAAATGGTGGAAGACACCAAAAGAATCATAACCTTTAGCCCGATTTTGAGAGAACGATTGGGACATCACATTCACGGTGAAATTTGGGCAAACAACATCAAGCAAACCTTAAAAACGAACAACCTTTTAGATCGACCAATCCACGTTATCAGTGCCAATATGCACAGCGTGATGAATTCCATTTTCGCCACGACGGTATTAAAAACCAAGTTCAAAGACCAATCGGATTTCTTTATCTATGAAGAATTGAGCAAATCTGGAGCCAATGAGTTGAGAAATAAAGTCGAAGAATTTGCCAAAACGCAAGGAATGATTTCGCTTCCAGATGCCGCTTCAGGAACTAATATTGACGTTCAAATTTTTGACACCGCCAAAATAGATTGGAAAAAAACAGCCTTTCCAACAGCTAATACTGGAGATAAAAAACCAGTAATAATTGTGATGGATTATGCCTTTGGCGAGCAAGCTTATGAAACCATTGACGAATTATTGAAACCATTCAAAGAAAACAAAAGTTTGCTTAATGTAGAATCGGTTTCCATAATGGGAAAAGCAGGAATTCTGGAGGGTGGCAAAGGCGATATTATGATTCCATCGGCTCACATCAACGAAGGAACGGCGGACAATTATTTCTTCGAAAATGAACTATCGGCAGCAATGTTCGAAAATGATGGTATTCCCGTTTTCGAAGGACCAATGGTTACGGTTTTGGGAACTTCTTTGCAAAATAAAGATTTATTGAAGTTCTTTCACGAATCGACTTGGGGCGTAATCGGACTAGAAATGGAAGGTTCTTATTATCAAAAAGCCATTCAATCGGCATCCAAAATCAGAAAAAGTATTCCTAATGATGTGAAAGTAAGATACGCATATTACGCATCGGACAATCCTCTGGAAACAGGAAGTACATTGGCTTCGGGCGGTTTGGGAACAACAGGAGTAAAACCCACTTATTTGATTACCATCAAGATATTGGAACAAATTTTTAACGTCAAATAA